From a single Agrobacterium tumefaciens genomic region:
- a CDS encoding ABC transporter substrate-binding protein encodes MKKSILLSGILMLGAAALSAHAQQTVTFLGYSGLFQERYTKAVIEPFMAANPDIKVEYFPQQGSAAMLGSLRAQKAAPQADVALMDVSVAKTGTDEGLFDKIDESVTKNAADLFPNARFEGVAGVGVTFDNLVLIYNTDAIKTAPDSWNALKDSALKGKVAMLSAPDIVGIGTTIIMDHMNGGTDFIKNIDAGINAMAEVAPNIQTWEPKPEVYPNVVNGQVSLGVGWNARSQVNADGSKGKMKVALPKEGTILQINTLNLVKGGPSSEGARKFVDYALSPEAQAAFTAAMYYAPTNTKATVADDVSERTVIKAMDKVIPVDWIGLSKVRDQITQDWRRKVIPLSR; translated from the coding sequence ATGAAGAAATCTATACTTCTGAGCGGGATTCTCATGCTTGGCGCGGCTGCTCTGTCGGCGCACGCCCAGCAGACCGTAACGTTCCTCGGCTATAGCGGCCTTTTCCAGGAGCGTTATACCAAGGCCGTCATCGAGCCTTTCATGGCCGCCAACCCTGACATCAAGGTTGAATATTTCCCGCAGCAGGGTTCCGCCGCCATGCTTGGTTCGCTGCGCGCCCAGAAGGCTGCGCCGCAGGCCGACGTCGCGCTGATGGACGTCTCCGTTGCCAAAACCGGGACGGATGAAGGTCTGTTCGACAAGATCGATGAAAGCGTGACCAAGAACGCCGCCGACCTCTTTCCTAACGCCCGTTTCGAAGGTGTGGCCGGCGTTGGGGTGACGTTCGACAATCTTGTGCTCATCTATAATACCGATGCGATCAAGACTGCTCCGGACAGCTGGAACGCTCTGAAGGACAGTGCCCTCAAGGGGAAAGTCGCCATGTTGAGCGCGCCCGATATTGTCGGTATCGGCACGACCATCATCATGGACCACATGAATGGCGGCACTGACTTCATCAAGAATATCGACGCCGGCATCAATGCGATGGCTGAAGTTGCGCCAAACATTCAGACCTGGGAGCCGAAGCCGGAAGTCTATCCGAATGTCGTCAACGGCCAGGTTTCACTGGGCGTGGGCTGGAATGCCCGCAGCCAGGTGAATGCCGATGGCTCCAAGGGCAAGATGAAGGTTGCGCTTCCCAAGGAAGGCACGATCCTCCAGATCAATACGCTCAATCTCGTCAAGGGCGGCCCATCGTCCGAGGGGGCGCGTAAATTCGTCGATTATGCGCTGAGCCCTGAAGCCCAGGCTGCCTTCACCGCCGCCATGTATTATGCACCGACCAACACCAAGGCCACTGTTGCCGACGATGTCAGCGAGCGCACGGTCATCAAGGCGATGGACAAGGTCATTCCGGTCGATTGGATCGGCCTTTCAAAGGTCCGCGACCAGATCACGCAGGACTGGCGTCGCAAGGTCATCCCGCTCAGCCGCTAA
- a CDS encoding RraA family protein, giving the protein MFIVNPMPEQIDADIVELLEKVEVATIGHVLHSGFVDPEIRAVLPGKRVAGTAVTLRIPNADSTMLHYLTQIVRPGDIVLIDRCGDTRHACWGGVITNTMKMAGVKAGVVDGPATDFSEFVKVDMPMWCRGPSPITTKILGLEGAINVPISVGGQMINPGDAILCDESGVVALHPSQARAMAERAIGMQEAELVLLERLRNGEKLPDISGANKLVQAKLSA; this is encoded by the coding sequence ATGTTTATCGTCAATCCCATGCCGGAGCAGATCGACGCCGATATCGTCGAGCTTCTTGAAAAGGTCGAGGTCGCAACGATCGGCCATGTGCTTCATTCCGGTTTCGTCGATCCGGAAATCCGCGCGGTCCTTCCGGGCAAGCGGGTGGCCGGCACCGCCGTCACGCTGCGCATCCCGAACGCCGATTCGACCATGCTTCACTACCTGACGCAGATTGTGCGCCCGGGCGATATCGTGCTCATCGATCGCTGCGGTGACACTCGCCACGCCTGCTGGGGCGGCGTCATCACCAACACGATGAAAATGGCCGGCGTCAAGGCTGGTGTGGTCGATGGCCCGGCGACCGACTTTTCGGAGTTCGTCAAGGTCGACATGCCCATGTGGTGCCGCGGCCCTTCGCCGATCACCACCAAGATCCTTGGCCTTGAAGGCGCGATCAATGTTCCGATCAGCGTCGGTGGCCAGATGATCAATCCGGGCGATGCGATCCTTTGCGATGAAAGCGGCGTTGTCGCCCTTCATCCCAGCCAGGCCCGTGCCATGGCCGAGCGCGCCATCGGCATGCAGGAAGCTGAACTCGTGCTTCTGGAGCGTCTGCGCAACGGCGAGAAGTTGCCGGATATTTCCGGTGCCAACAAGCTCGTTCAGGCCAAGCTGAGCGCCTGA
- a CDS encoding ABC transporter permease, whose amino-acid sequence MTASVMITAPGSRTSSIVFLATLLLGPIIAVNGLAFVMPVFNLLLLSFRESLGGGGLGEAHTLENWSSTLTDGFYIELIGQSILTSLMITVLTLIASYPIALYLHRAQGRWKTLLLVLVISPLLTSAVVRTYGWIAILADDGLINNILFALGAESGVRLLFNKIGVVIGLTEILMPYMILALLAGFGRLDPRVEEAAETLGASPWKVFWRIIVPLTMPGVALGCLLSFVLAVSSFITPKLLGGGRVFLLATEIYDQAIVTLNWPLAATLSMIILVIFGAALVLYSRLLRAVL is encoded by the coding sequence ATGACAGCGTCAGTCATGATCACGGCTCCCGGCAGCCGCACCTCGTCCATCGTATTTCTTGCAACCCTCCTGCTTGGACCGATCATCGCAGTCAACGGTCTGGCTTTCGTGATGCCCGTCTTCAACCTGTTGCTGCTTTCCTTCCGTGAAAGCCTTGGTGGCGGCGGTCTCGGGGAGGCCCACACACTTGAAAACTGGTCATCCACGCTTACCGACGGTTTTTATATCGAGCTGATCGGCCAGAGCATCCTGACCAGCCTTATGATCACTGTTCTGACGCTCATCGCCTCCTATCCGATCGCGCTTTACCTCCACCGGGCGCAGGGCCGCTGGAAGACGCTGCTACTGGTGCTGGTCATTTCGCCGCTGCTCACCTCGGCCGTGGTGCGCACCTATGGCTGGATCGCGATCCTTGCGGATGACGGGCTCATCAACAACATCCTCTTTGCACTGGGTGCTGAAAGCGGCGTGCGCCTGTTGTTTAACAAGATCGGCGTGGTCATCGGCCTCACCGAAATCCTGATGCCCTACATGATCCTGGCATTGCTTGCCGGTTTCGGCAGGCTTGATCCACGGGTCGAGGAGGCTGCCGAAACGCTCGGCGCATCGCCCTGGAAAGTCTTCTGGCGGATTATCGTGCCGCTCACCATGCCCGGCGTGGCGCTCGGTTGCCTGCTCTCCTTCGTTCTCGCCGTCAGCTCGTTCATCACCCCCAAGCTGCTCGGCGGCGGGCGCGTCTTCCTGCTGGCGACGGAAATCTACGATCAGGCCATTGTGACGCTCAACTGGCCTCTCGCCGCGACGCTTTCGATGATCATCCTTGTGATTTTCGGTGCCGCCCTCGTGCTCTATTCCCGGCTTCTGCGGGCTGTTCTTTAA
- a CDS encoding NAD(P)/FAD-dependent oxidoreductase has product MVQSLSTEFDVAVIGAGVVGCAVARRFALAGAKVVVIEKGADILSGASKANSAILHTGFDAPEGSLELELVKAGRAEYLSIHGRMGLSLVKTGALVCAWNPDEAERLEAIAEQGRRNGIAELGLLTARQARETMPGLSGHLTAALEVSGEHIIDPWSAPLGYLTQAVGLGAQLVRNAEVLSGSFDGAWRIETTAGPILAASIVNAAGLFGDIVDARLGLAPEFTIMPRKGQFVVLDKAARRHVPRIVLPVPTEITKGIVVCPTAFGNVLVGPTAEEQDDRERATVETATLETLLKRGAEIVPALASISVTAVYAGLRPASEKKHYRISVRPDRLAITLGGVRSTGLSAALGLAQHALTLHAGFGTRFDLPLSVPDVTMPNLTETCERDWQRADHGEIICHCELVTRREIDATFSSPVPPGDFGGLRRRTRAGMGRCQGFYCNARLAAMTGDRLAVPLAVGAGDER; this is encoded by the coding sequence ATGGTCCAGAGCCTCTCCACGGAATTCGACGTTGCCGTCATCGGTGCCGGAGTTGTCGGCTGTGCGGTCGCCCGTCGTTTCGCTCTGGCTGGTGCGAAGGTGGTCGTCATCGAGAAGGGCGCTGATATTCTCTCCGGGGCTTCGAAGGCCAACAGCGCCATTCTCCATACCGGCTTCGATGCGCCGGAAGGCAGTCTGGAGCTGGAGCTGGTAAAGGCGGGTCGGGCGGAATATCTCTCCATCCACGGGCGGATGGGCCTCAGCCTTGTCAAGACCGGTGCACTTGTCTGTGCCTGGAATCCGGATGAGGCGGAGAGACTGGAGGCGATTGCCGAGCAGGGGCGGCGCAACGGTATTGCCGAACTCGGCCTGCTCACGGCCCGGCAGGCCCGCGAAACCATGCCCGGCCTGTCCGGCCATCTCACCGCCGCGCTCGAAGTTTCGGGTGAACACATCATCGATCCGTGGTCCGCGCCGCTTGGCTATCTCACGCAGGCGGTGGGTTTGGGGGCGCAACTGGTGCGCAATGCCGAAGTCCTCTCCGGTTCGTTCGATGGCGCGTGGCGGATCGAGACAACGGCGGGTCCGATTCTTGCCGCAAGCATTGTCAATGCCGCAGGCTTGTTTGGCGATATCGTCGATGCGCGGCTGGGTCTTGCCCCCGAATTCACCATCATGCCGCGCAAGGGACAATTCGTCGTTCTCGATAAGGCCGCCCGCCGGCATGTGCCGCGCATCGTCCTGCCCGTTCCCACCGAGATAACCAAGGGCATCGTGGTCTGTCCCACCGCCTTCGGCAATGTTCTTGTCGGCCCGACGGCGGAAGAGCAGGATGATCGCGAGCGTGCGACCGTGGAGACGGCGACGCTGGAAACGCTGCTGAAGCGCGGCGCGGAGATCGTTCCGGCGCTGGCCTCCATTTCCGTGACCGCCGTCTATGCCGGCCTGCGCCCGGCGTCTGAAAAGAAACATTACCGGATTTCCGTGCGGCCGGACCGCCTGGCGATCACGCTCGGCGGTGTGCGTTCCACGGGCCTCAGCGCTGCGCTCGGGCTGGCGCAGCATGCGTTGACGCTCCACGCAGGTTTCGGCACCCGCTTTGACCTGCCTCTCTCGGTGCCTGACGTGACGATGCCCAACCTGACCGAAACCTGCGAGCGGGACTGGCAGCGTGCTGATCATGGCGAAATTATCTGCCATTGCGAACTCGTCACCCGGCGTGAGATCGATGCGACATTTTCCAGTCCGGTGCCTCCGGGCGATTTCGGCGGGCTGCGGCGGCGCACCCGCGCCGGCATGGGGCGCTGCCAGGGGTTTTATTGCAACGCCCGGCTTGCCGCGATGACGGGCGACCGTCTGGCCGTACCGCTCGCGGTCGGCGCGGGAGACGAGCGATGA
- a CDS encoding endonuclease/exonuclease/phosphatase family protein, giving the protein MRLAVYNVENLFDRAKAMNLGSWEEGKPVLERFAALNQLLGQVEYSDADKVAIGRLVIELGMEQSDTGPFVILRRNRGGLLKRPTTGGVVVVADGRADWVGSLELRDEPVNEHAMRNTARAMVDLEADVLGIVEVESRPVLSAFNREILPAIGGTPFRHVMVIDGNDERGIDVGMMTRKGYPIGAMHSHVDDCTPNGEAIFSRDCPEYEITTPAGARLIVMVNHLKSKGYGGKAKSDAKRKAQAKRIAEIYEKLIERGVEYVAVIGDFNDTPESDPLEPLLGGTSLKDIFKHDAFDDGGYPGTYGGCTASNKIDYILLSPALFAKVKDGGVFRKGMWPGVRPKKWESYDEVKRQEDAASDHAALWVDLDI; this is encoded by the coding sequence ATGCGTCTTGCTGTCTACAACGTTGAGAATCTCTTTGATCGTGCCAAAGCGATGAACCTTGGCAGCTGGGAAGAGGGAAAGCCCGTTCTGGAGCGTTTCGCGGCACTGAACCAATTGCTTGGTCAGGTCGAATATAGTGATGCAGACAAGGTCGCGATCGGCCGGCTCGTCATCGAGCTGGGTATGGAGCAGTCCGATACGGGCCCTTTCGTCATCCTTCGCCGAAACCGTGGCGGTCTGCTCAAGCGGCCGACGACGGGCGGTGTGGTGGTCGTTGCCGATGGCCGGGCTGACTGGGTCGGGTCGCTGGAACTGCGTGACGAGCCGGTCAATGAGCACGCCATGCGCAATACCGCGCGGGCGATGGTCGATCTTGAGGCCGACGTGCTCGGTATCGTTGAAGTCGAGAGCCGCCCGGTGCTTTCCGCCTTCAACCGGGAGATACTGCCGGCGATCGGCGGCACACCGTTTCGGCACGTGATGGTGATTGACGGCAATGACGAGCGGGGGATCGATGTCGGCATGATGACCCGCAAGGGTTATCCCATCGGTGCCATGCACAGCCATGTCGATGATTGCACACCGAACGGTGAGGCGATTTTTTCGCGCGATTGCCCGGAATATGAAATTACCACGCCCGCCGGCGCACGGCTTATCGTCATGGTCAATCACCTCAAGAGCAAGGGTTATGGCGGGAAAGCCAAGTCGGATGCCAAGCGGAAGGCCCAGGCAAAACGTATTGCCGAAATCTACGAGAAACTGATCGAACGGGGCGTTGAATATGTCGCTGTTATCGGTGACTTCAACGATACCCCCGAAAGTGACCCGCTGGAGCCACTTCTTGGCGGCACTTCGTTAAAAGACATCTTCAAGCATGACGCTTTTGATGATGGCGGTTACCCCGGCACCTATGGCGGGTGCACGGCCTCCAACAAGATCGATTATATCCTGCTGTCTCCCGCCCTTTTTGCAAAGGTCAAGGACGGTGGCGTGTTCCGCAAGGGCATGTGGCCGGGTGTTCGGCCGAAGAAGTGGGAAAGCTATGATGAGGTGAAGCGCCAGGAGGACGCCGCGTCCGATCATGCTGCGCTCTGGGTCGATCTCGACATTTGA
- a CDS encoding ABC transporter ATP-binding protein, whose product MQPGFLSIRSLTKRYETMVAVDDLNLEIPKGELVAFLGPSGCGKSTSLRMIAGLSPVSSGSILIGGKDVTQLAPYKRDIGLVFQSYALFPHMTVLKNVMFGLEMRKVPAAEAERRAREAIAMVHLEGREDRRPAQLSGGQQQRVALARALVIQPSILLFDEPLSNLDAKLRDEMRAEIRRIQKQLGITSIFVTHDQVEALSMCDKVAVLNGGRLEQLGTPHDLYERPATAFVASFVGRTNRLVGNAAGDRITVGDAVLRAPGSHAGKIDLMVRPHRMAMTVAGDALPDFDGAPVNRIAGEVRDVYYAGDILHYEIAAGGQTLSVERATSGGETPVAAGSAVSLVWRVEDTLVFGANP is encoded by the coding sequence ATGCAGCCAGGATTCCTCTCGATTCGTTCACTGACCAAGCGCTACGAGACCATGGTCGCCGTAGATGATCTCAACCTCGAGATTCCCAAGGGCGAACTGGTTGCCTTCTTGGGTCCTTCCGGCTGCGGCAAGTCGACATCGCTGCGCATGATTGCGGGTCTCTCTCCCGTCTCCTCAGGTTCGATCTTGATTGGCGGCAAGGACGTGACGCAGCTTGCGCCTTACAAGCGCGACATCGGCCTCGTTTTCCAGAGCTACGCGCTTTTCCCTCACATGACGGTTCTCAAGAACGTCATGTTCGGTCTTGAGATGCGCAAGGTGCCGGCTGCCGAGGCCGAACGCCGCGCGCGTGAAGCCATTGCCATGGTGCATCTGGAAGGGCGCGAGGACCGCCGTCCCGCCCAGCTTTCCGGCGGCCAGCAGCAGCGGGTCGCACTGGCGCGCGCACTCGTCATCCAGCCCTCAATCCTTCTGTTTGACGAACCGCTCTCCAATCTCGACGCCAAGCTGCGCGATGAGATGCGGGCCGAAATCCGCCGTATCCAGAAACAGCTCGGCATCACCTCCATCTTCGTCACGCATGATCAGGTCGAAGCGCTCAGCATGTGCGACAAGGTCGCCGTGCTCAATGGCGGGCGCCTCGAACAGCTCGGCACACCGCATGATCTCTATGAGCGCCCGGCGACGGCTTTCGTCGCTTCCTTCGTCGGCCGCACCAACAGGCTGGTCGGCAACGCGGCCGGCGATCGCATCACGGTCGGCGATGCGGTTTTGCGTGCGCCCGGCTCACATGCCGGCAAGATCGACCTGATGGTGCGGCCGCATCGCATGGCCATGACAGTTGCCGGTGACGCTTTGCCTGATTTCGATGGCGCGCCGGTCAACCGCATCGCCGGCGAGGTGCGCGATGTCTATTATGCGGGTGACATCCTGCACTACGAGATCGCCGCGGGCGGGCAGACATTGTCCGTGGAGCGCGCGACGTCCGGCGGCGAAACGCCGGTGGCGGCGGGCAGCGCAGTCAGCCTCGTCTGGCGCGTCGAAGATACGCTGGTTTTCGGAGCGAATCCATGA
- a CDS encoding ABC transporter permease, translating into MEERPVPLALKIVAFVMFLFLLAPVVLVVPISFSADSYMTFPPSGWSLRWYIDLMHNSKMIGALGTSTLLAVIVTVLSMLIALPASYAIVRMRVIGADALLAFFTAPLLLPTIVLGLAILIVFAGAGLLGTFTGLVIAHLIIVLPYALRVLTTSLAGLPLIFEEAASTLGASPFTVFSRITMPMIAPGVVATAALSFLVSFDEAVISLFLTGPRITTLPVAMYQHVETQADPLVAAISVLLIVLTLTVVLIVDRTAGLTKTFVK; encoded by the coding sequence ATGGAAGAACGTCCCGTTCCGCTGGCGCTGAAAATTGTCGCCTTTGTCATGTTCCTCTTTCTGCTTGCGCCCGTGGTGCTCGTCGTGCCGATCTCTTTTTCAGCCGACAGCTACATGACCTTTCCGCCTTCCGGCTGGAGCCTGCGCTGGTATATTGACCTCATGCACAATTCCAAGATGATTGGCGCGCTGGGCACCAGTACGCTCCTCGCCGTCATCGTCACGGTGCTGTCGATGCTGATTGCGCTGCCCGCCTCCTACGCCATCGTCCGCATGCGGGTGATCGGTGCTGACGCATTGCTTGCCTTCTTCACTGCGCCCCTGCTTCTGCCGACCATCGTTCTCGGTCTTGCGATCCTGATCGTTTTCGCCGGTGCAGGTCTGCTCGGCACGTTCACCGGCCTGGTGATCGCGCATCTCATCATCGTGCTGCCCTATGCCCTGCGTGTGCTCACCACGTCGCTCGCCGGCCTGCCGCTGATCTTCGAAGAGGCCGCCTCGACGCTCGGGGCATCGCCGTTCACCGTCTTTAGCCGCATCACCATGCCGATGATCGCGCCGGGCGTTGTCGCAACGGCGGCGCTTTCCTTTCTCGTCTCGTTCGATGAGGCCGTGATTTCGCTGTTTCTCACCGGTCCGCGTATCACAACGCTCCCGGTCGCCATGTACCAGCATGTCGAGACCCAGGCCGATCCGCTCGTTGCGGCCATTTCCGTTCTTCTGATCGTGCTGACGCTTACCGTCGTCCTGATCGTCGACCGAACGGCGGGCCTGACGAAGACTTTCGTAAAATAA
- a CDS encoding FAD-dependent oxidoreductase, producing MSTAQLFQQEREDASYADVIVVGGGPAGVAAALELKARGIARVMILEREQTLGGAPRHCSHSPFGMREFGRVYFGPAYAQRLEREAQDAGVDIRIGHSVVELGQDGALLVTSARGVESLKARRIVLATGAREKPRSALLLPGDRPVGVITTGALQSYVAFHGIMPFRRPLIIGSELVSFSALLTCLTHRARPVAMIEPEPEPLARSPFQWFPRLVGVPFHCGAVLMDIRGRGRVEEADIRLADGRLLTVKCDGVLLTGRFTPEAALLNASAVDVAAGSAGPMIDQDGRMANPIFFASGNLLRAVETGGWSFREGRRVGAAVADDLAREPCNDRVVPVTFADPLKLVVPTMVRPRGLDRPAFRDFQLRFTKRVQGRLSLYLDGTEVWSKIGLWLPERRVLVPIPRAAFEASQIAFHVGETN from the coding sequence ATGAGTACAGCGCAGCTTTTTCAGCAAGAGCGCGAAGACGCTTCATATGCCGATGTCATCGTGGTTGGCGGCGGCCCTGCAGGCGTGGCGGCAGCTCTGGAGCTGAAAGCCCGTGGCATCGCGCGTGTGATGATCCTCGAGCGCGAGCAGACCCTTGGCGGGGCGCCCCGGCATTGCTCGCACTCGCCTTTCGGCATGCGCGAATTCGGGCGCGTCTATTTCGGCCCGGCCTATGCGCAACGCCTTGAGAGGGAAGCGCAGGATGCCGGTGTCGATATCCGCATCGGTCATTCCGTGGTCGAACTCGGACAGGATGGCGCATTGCTGGTCACCTCGGCACGCGGTGTCGAGAGCTTGAAGGCCCGGCGCATCGTGCTGGCCACCGGCGCACGGGAAAAACCACGCTCGGCGCTGCTTCTGCCGGGCGACCGGCCGGTGGGTGTGATCACCACCGGCGCGCTGCAATCCTATGTTGCCTTTCATGGCATCATGCCTTTTCGTCGGCCGCTTATCATTGGTTCTGAACTGGTTTCGTTCTCTGCGCTTCTGACCTGTCTGACGCATCGCGCGCGGCCGGTGGCGATGATCGAACCAGAGCCGGAACCGCTGGCGCGGTCGCCTTTCCAATGGTTTCCGCGGCTGGTCGGGGTGCCGTTTCATTGTGGTGCCGTGCTTATGGACATTCGCGGGCGCGGCCGTGTCGAGGAGGCTGACATCCGACTGGCGGATGGCCGTCTCCTGACTGTCAAGTGCGATGGTGTTCTTCTGACCGGGCGGTTCACGCCGGAGGCGGCGCTTTTGAATGCATCCGCGGTCGATGTGGCGGCAGGCAGCGCCGGGCCGATGATCGATCAGGACGGCCGGATGGCCAACCCCATCTTTTTCGCCAGCGGAAACCTGTTGCGGGCCGTGGAAACGGGTGGCTGGTCGTTTCGCGAAGGCCGCCGCGTGGGTGCCGCCGTTGCCGACGATCTCGCCCGCGAACCCTGCAACGACCGGGTGGTACCCGTCACTTTCGCCGACCCGCTGAAACTCGTGGTACCGACCATGGTGCGTCCGCGAGGGCTTGACCGACCAGCTTTTCGCGACTTTCAGCTGCGCTTTACCAAACGTGTTCAAGGCCGGCTTTCGCTTTATCTCGATGGAACGGAAGTGTGGAGCAAGATCGGCCTGTGGCTGCCGGAGCGCCGTGTGCTCGTGCCCATTCCCCGCGCTGCGTTTGAAGCAAGCCAGATTGCCTTTCACGTTGGAGAGACAAATTGA
- a CDS encoding L,D-transpeptidase: MHDIPIFTTRRNLLALGFAGLLAGCATSGQPPKPATLSRNDEPLPETPAPVTPAMYAALPDETFPIPAVNIKQVDPRYWRQVVDYPSDEKPGTLIVDTPNKFLYHILPGGKATRYGIGVGRDGFSWAGRATVAYKRAWPKWTPPDEMVARQPSLQPYSIANGGMPPGLKNPLGARALYIHQGGRDTLYRLHGTPEAFSIGKAVSSGCIRLLNQDVIDLYNNVRDGSTIVVIPDPSKRQQLGV, from the coding sequence ATGCACGACATCCCGATATTTACCACCCGCAGAAACCTCCTTGCCCTTGGGTTTGCGGGGCTGCTGGCGGGTTGCGCCACGTCCGGTCAGCCGCCAAAGCCGGCGACGCTGTCGAGGAACGACGAACCCTTGCCCGAGACGCCTGCGCCGGTCACGCCGGCGATGTATGCGGCGCTTCCCGATGAGACATTTCCGATCCCGGCGGTAAACATCAAGCAGGTGGATCCCCGCTACTGGCGGCAGGTCGTCGATTATCCGTCCGACGAAAAGCCGGGTACGCTGATCGTCGATACGCCGAACAAGTTTCTCTATCACATTCTGCCGGGCGGCAAGGCGACCCGTTACGGGATTGGCGTCGGCCGTGATGGCTTCTCCTGGGCCGGCCGGGCGACGGTTGCCTACAAGCGGGCATGGCCAAAATGGACGCCGCCGGATGAGATGGTGGCGCGGCAGCCCAGTCTTCAGCCCTACAGTATCGCCAATGGCGGAATGCCGCCCGGCCTCAAGAACCCGCTTGGCGCGCGGGCGCTCTACATTCATCAGGGCGGCAGGGACACGCTCTATCGCCTGCACGGAACACCGGAGGCCTTTTCTATCGGCAAGGCGGTTTCCTCCGGCTGCATACGGCTGCTGAACCAGGATGTCATCGACCTCTACAACAATGTGAGGGATGGCAGCACCATCGTGGTTATTCCCGACCCCTCGAAACGCCAGCAACTTGGCGTCTGA
- a CDS encoding FGGY family carbohydrate kinase, which produces MRIAAIDQGTTSTRCLVVGDGMAQVVSSLRHAQFYPAPGHVEHDPEELLRNIRAVLAAAGPVDAIAIANQGESCLAWDAESGEALSPVIVWQDARTADALAALPPSAADRSKEICGLPPDPYFSASKLSWLVEHNPAVAQARAAGRLRLGTTDAFFLDRLAGCFRTDLATASRTGLLDLAKGGWSPELCMLHGVPLDCLPAIGPVDGGFGAIEATPVRVSIVDQQAALYGHGCRKPGDCKITFGTGAFLLAVAGNERPLTGELLPAIGWHRQGAPAVFAIEGGVYDAGAALEWARKIGLYTDNDELDGFEGSSAIRRGLVCVPAFSGLAAPYWDRQAVPLFIGMEHATERRDMVRALLEGIAMLTVRLIDAMPAATAIGNTISIDGGLSNSRYFARFLAAASGRTICVPAMRELTALGLAELCGIDVAAIRNDTEIFMPDGSVDAADHDRFARAVDNARTWRNA; this is translated from the coding sequence ATGCGCATTGCAGCGATCGATCAGGGAACGACATCGACCCGATGCCTTGTGGTCGGCGATGGCATGGCGCAGGTCGTCTCCAGCCTGCGCCATGCGCAGTTCTATCCGGCGCCCGGTCATGTGGAGCATGACCCCGAAGAACTGTTGCGCAATATCCGCGCGGTGCTTGCCGCCGCCGGGCCGGTGGATGCCATAGCCATCGCCAATCAGGGCGAGAGTTGCCTGGCGTGGGACGCCGAGAGCGGTGAGGCGCTGTCGCCGGTTATCGTCTGGCAGGATGCCCGCACCGCCGATGCTCTTGCCGCTCTGCCGCCATCGGCGGCGGATCGTTCGAAAGAGATTTGCGGGTTGCCGCCCGATCCCTATTTTTCGGCAAGCAAGCTGTCCTGGCTGGTCGAGCATAATCCAGCGGTGGCGCAGGCAAGGGCGGCCGGGCGGTTGCGGCTGGGCACCACCGATGCGTTTTTTCTGGATCGGCTGGCCGGCTGTTTCCGCACCGATCTTGCAACGGCGTCGCGCACCGGGCTGCTTGATCTGGCAAAGGGAGGCTGGAGCCCGGAACTCTGCATGCTTCACGGTGTGCCGCTGGATTGCCTGCCCGCCATCGGCCCTGTCGATGGCGGTTTCGGTGCAATCGAGGCAACGCCCGTCCGCGTTTCCATCGTTGATCAACAGGCGGCGCTTTATGGGCATGGTTGCCGCAAACCCGGTGATTGCAAGATAACCTTTGGCACGGGAGCTTTCCTGTTGGCTGTCGCTGGTAACGAGCGCCCGCTGACGGGGGAGCTTTTGCCGGCCATTGGCTGGCACAGGCAAGGCGCACCGGCCGTTTTCGCCATCGAGGGAGGGGTCTACGATGCGGGTGCGGCGCTGGAATGGGCGCGAAAGATCGGCTTATATACCGATAATGACGAACTCGACGGTTTCGAGGGATCATCGGCCATTCGGCGCGGCCTTGTATGCGTGCCCGCATTTTCGGGCCTTGCTGCACCCTATTGGGACAGACAGGCCGTGCCGCTGTTCATCGGTATGGAACATGCCACTGAGCGGCGCGACATGGTGCGCGCGCTGCTGGAAGGTATTGCCATGCTGACGGTTCGATTGATCGATGCGATGCCGGCTGCAACTGCCATCGGTAACACGATCTCCATCGACGGCGGCCTGTCGAATAGTCGCTATTTCGCTCGTTTTCTGGCCGCCGCCAGCGGCCGGACCATCTGCGTGCCGGCCATGCGGGAGTTGACGGCGCTCGGTCTGGCGGAGCTGTGCGGTATCGATGTCGCCGCCATTCGAAACGATACCGAGATATTCATGCCCGATGGGTCGGTTGATGCCGCAGATCATGATCGTTTCGCACGTGCGGTGGACAATGCGCGGACTTGGCGAAACGCCTAA